Proteins from a genomic interval of Granulicella sp. L56:
- a CDS encoding SDR family NAD(P)-dependent oxidoreductase produces the protein MTNPLFDLSGQTALVTGASRGLGQIFARALAHAGADLILTSRKGDDLSDFVTEIEAIGRKAVPLALDVRDQGSIERMAAEAEAACGQIHILVNNAGCNVRKPALDVTWDDWNLILETNLRGSFFVAQQMARRMVPHGYGRIINIGSVTSVFGYAGLAPYGASRGGIRQLTMSLADDWGKYGITVNCLAPGWFHTKQNTVLYQNEQWVEYLKDRIPVKRPGEPRDLEGAVVFLAAESSRYITGQTLLIDGGISTGAMRATV, from the coding sequence ATGACCAATCCTCTCTTCGATCTTAGCGGGCAGACTGCCCTTGTCACTGGGGCCAGCCGCGGCCTTGGACAGATCTTCGCCCGTGCGCTCGCTCATGCTGGAGCCGACCTGATTCTTACCAGCCGCAAGGGCGACGACCTTTCTGATTTTGTAACCGAGATAGAAGCAATTGGGCGGAAGGCGGTGCCGCTTGCTCTGGACGTGCGCGACCAGGGCAGCATCGAGCGCATGGCTGCAGAGGCGGAGGCGGCGTGCGGCCAGATCCACATTCTGGTCAACAATGCCGGATGCAATGTGCGCAAACCTGCTCTCGATGTCACTTGGGATGACTGGAACCTTATCCTCGAAACCAATCTTCGTGGCAGCTTTTTTGTCGCGCAGCAGATGGCGCGCAGGATGGTTCCGCATGGGTACGGCCGCATCATCAATATCGGCTCCGTCACCAGCGTATTCGGCTACGCGGGGCTGGCTCCGTATGGGGCGAGCCGCGGCGGTATACGGCAACTTACGATGAGCCTCGCCGATGACTGGGGCAAATATGGCATCACGGTAAACTGCCTGGCTCCCGGCTGGTTTCATACCAAGCAGAACACGGTGCTTTATCAGAATGAGCAGTGGGTTGAATATCTCAAAGACCGCATTCCGGTGAAGCGGCCCGGCGAGCCACGCGATCTTGAAGGCGCGGTCGTCTTTCTGGCTGCGGAATCGAGCCGCTATATCACGGGGCAGACACTTCTGATCGATGGCGGCATCTCAACCGGAGCCATGCGCGCAACGGTGTAG
- a CDS encoding MFS transporter produces MERLRIAEDVSCNLGRLSFNHDWTAQLQPTATSSEEPPIPRRRWRIAWLLGIGVLVNYFDRVNLSVSHQALITTFGISAVTFGYLSGAYNWTYAMFQLPIGVLLDKFGIRRVGLVGTFLWGIASFCAAITPNLGGFFAARLLLGVGEAPTFPANAKAIGYWFPARERCFATAIFDSAAKFSSAIGVPIIGILLLKVGWRWSFAITGLVSFIYFAFFWKLYRDPQDDPKLSDAERRHIADDAGPTTAEDTQRGTASLGFLLRQRKVLAMVLGFGSYNYVFYLLLTWLPSYLSSALHIDLLHSFLYTGVPWLVATAADLVVGGWLVDGLIHRGWNANLVRKVVLISGTALGLGIIGAAHAHTPARALLWISISIGGLSAAAPVGWAIPSLISPRHSVGKVGGIMNFSNQISGIAAPIITGYVVAATRSFAWAFGVSAIYLLVGIAAYVFMLGKIEPMPSEPQPAT; encoded by the coding sequence ATGGAGAGGCTTCGGATTGCAGAGGACGTTTCGTGTAATCTGGGCAGGCTGTCATTCAACCACGATTGGACTGCCCAACTGCAACCCACGGCGACATCGAGCGAAGAGCCCCCTATACCGCGCCGTCGCTGGCGCATCGCATGGCTGCTGGGAATAGGTGTTCTGGTCAACTACTTTGACCGGGTAAACCTGTCGGTCTCGCATCAGGCGCTCATCACCACCTTCGGCATCTCGGCAGTCACCTTCGGATATCTCTCCGGTGCTTACAACTGGACCTACGCCATGTTCCAGTTGCCGATCGGCGTGTTGCTCGATAAATTTGGCATCCGTCGCGTTGGCCTTGTCGGAACATTTTTGTGGGGCATAGCCTCCTTCTGCGCGGCAATCACGCCCAATCTTGGGGGCTTCTTTGCGGCGCGTCTCTTGCTCGGCGTCGGCGAAGCACCCACCTTTCCAGCGAACGCAAAGGCCATTGGCTACTGGTTTCCTGCGCGAGAACGATGCTTCGCCACGGCCATCTTCGACTCTGCGGCAAAATTCTCTTCCGCCATCGGCGTACCCATTATCGGCATCCTGCTTTTGAAGGTGGGTTGGCGGTGGAGCTTCGCCATCACAGGTCTGGTCAGCTTCATTTACTTTGCTTTTTTCTGGAAGCTCTATCGCGACCCCCAGGATGATCCGAAGTTGAGCGATGCCGAACGAAGACACATCGCAGACGATGCAGGGCCCACGACTGCAGAGGACACGCAGCGTGGCACCGCATCGCTGGGTTTCCTGTTGCGGCAACGAAAAGTCCTTGCGATGGTGCTGGGCTTCGGCTCCTACAACTACGTCTTTTATCTTTTGCTGACCTGGCTGCCCAGCTATCTTTCCTCAGCCCTGCACATCGATCTCCTGCACTCGTTCCTCTATACCGGAGTGCCATGGCTGGTCGCGACCGCCGCCGATCTGGTCGTTGGCGGATGGCTGGTCGATGGGTTGATCCATCGCGGATGGAACGCGAACCTGGTTCGCAAGGTCGTTCTCATCAGCGGCACAGCTCTCGGCCTTGGCATCATCGGCGCCGCCCACGCACACACACCCGCGCGGGCCCTGCTCTGGATCAGCATCTCCATTGGCGGACTCTCAGCCGCGGCTCCGGTGGGCTGGGCGATTCCATCACTCATCTCGCCGCGTCACAGCGTCGGCAAGGTGGGGGGCATCATGAATTTCTCGAATCAGATCTCAGGAATCGCCGCGCCGATCATCACCGGCTACGTCGTTGCAGCGACGCGATCTTTTGCATGGGCCTTCGGCGTGTCGGCGATATATCTGCTCGTTGGCATCGCCGCCTACGTCTTCATGCTGGGCAAAATTGAGCCCATGCCATCGGAGCCTCAACCCGCAACCTAG
- a CDS encoding oligogalacturonate lyase family protein codes for MYRFARTLLAAFTLAAVITPLALAENLPTSWVDKDTGHRVFRLTSEPGSSGFYFNVNAYTPDGKEMVYSAPDGIHVFDLATRKSKLLVPNPPRSANADGSSAFRSGVHAIVVGKKTPSVFFSKFDAASKTSSVYTANVYTGEIKKLVTLPPRANVVTINADETLAAGTYIEGKGEDYGEHRVSPPGVKPGFLVQPENKGQMMERRLAAHLPLVLFTINLQTGKMTTLLHSTDWVNHLLFSPSDPTLLMYCHEGPWQKVDRIWMIHTDGTHNTLIHKRTMAMEIAGHEFWGLDGQTIWYDWQYPKGEDFFLAGYNLQTHKRTAFHMQRNEWSIHFNLTKDLDLFTGDGGDPGQVAKASDGEWIELFHPEMLKITGINEPDFWQPGVFHSEHLVNMSHHNYRLEPNVRFSPDKKLVIFTSNMFGDSYVFGVEVAKAINPPASEIHSTPQLAKQFNPTDPTPLHTPPAAAK; via the coding sequence ATGTATCGTTTCGCCCGCACTCTTCTGGCTGCCTTTACTCTCGCCGCTGTCATCACCCCCCTGGCCCTCGCAGAAAATCTGCCCACCTCATGGGTCGATAAGGATACCGGTCACCGTGTCTTCCGGCTGACCAGCGAGCCTGGCTCCTCCGGCTTCTACTTCAACGTCAATGCCTACACGCCCGACGGTAAAGAGATGGTCTACAGCGCGCCGGATGGAATCCACGTCTTCGATCTTGCGACCCGTAAATCGAAACTACTCGTCCCCAATCCGCCGCGTTCCGCAAACGCTGATGGCTCCAGCGCATTCCGCTCCGGCGTCCATGCAATTGTCGTAGGCAAAAAGACGCCAAGCGTCTTCTTCTCGAAGTTCGATGCCGCTAGCAAGACGAGTTCGGTCTACACCGCGAATGTGTATACCGGCGAAATCAAAAAGCTCGTAACCCTGCCACCCCGCGCGAACGTAGTGACGATTAATGCCGACGAAACTCTGGCAGCCGGCACCTATATCGAGGGCAAAGGAGAAGACTACGGCGAACATCGCGTGAGCCCTCCGGGTGTCAAGCCGGGCTTTCTGGTTCAGCCCGAGAACAAGGGCCAAATGATGGAGCGACGTCTCGCGGCTCATCTGCCGCTGGTACTGTTCACCATCAACCTGCAGACAGGCAAGATGACCACGTTGCTGCACAGCACCGACTGGGTCAACCATCTGCTCTTTTCGCCCAGTGATCCGACCTTGCTGATGTATTGCCATGAAGGTCCGTGGCAGAAGGTCGACCGTATCTGGATGATCCACACCGACGGCACGCACAATACGCTGATTCACAAGCGCACCATGGCGATGGAGATTGCCGGTCACGAGTTCTGGGGGCTTGACGGCCAGACGATCTGGTACGACTGGCAGTACCCCAAAGGCGAGGACTTCTTTCTCGCTGGCTACAACCTGCAGACACACAAACGAACTGCCTTCCACATGCAGCGCAACGAGTGGTCGATTCACTTCAACCTCACCAAGGACCTCGATCTCTTCACCGGCGACGGCGGCGATCCCGGCCAGGTAGCCAAAGCTTCAGACGGAGAGTGGATTGAGTTGTTCCATCCAGAGATGTTGAAGATCACGGGCATCAACGAGCCGGATTTTTGGCAGCCCGGCGTCTTTCACTCTGAGCACTTGGTGAACATGTCTCATCACAACTATCGCCTCGAGCCGAATGTCCGCTTCTCCCCCGACAAGAAGCTGGTGATCTTCACCAGCAACATGTTTGGCGACAGCTACGTCTTCGGTGTTGAGGTTGCAAAGGCCATCAACCCGCCGGCATCGGAGATCCATTCGACGCCGCAACTGGCGAAGCAGTTCAATCCCACCGATCCAACGCCTCTCCACACGCCGCCAGCGGCTGCAAAGTAG
- a CDS encoding radical SAM protein yields MGNAAAIDHSQLAEIAAKVDQGVRITAEDARWLWRNASDADLCSLASAVRKRFHAPEACTYMVMRIINYTNVCVAQCNYCAFYKLPGVSGGYVLSHEDVFAKLDELLVLGGDLAAFNGGFNPQLPLSYYCDLFASIRARYGDSIEFYALTIAEFLYLADHAKLSLSETAERLKAAGVRWITGGGSEILTEDFRARHSKFKYTVAEYFLAQRAIVEAGLKTTATMVIGFDETLDERIEHLERTRNFQDETGGLASFLCWTFKPYFTQIGGIEITTSEYLRHLALSRIYLDNIPRIRTSVLTQNERALDGLRFGADDFDLPIEDEVTQKAGATINLDFERILNYARQLGYSPEYRHVSRTFE; encoded by the coding sequence ATGGGGAATGCAGCAGCGATTGACCACAGCCAGCTGGCAGAGATTGCCGCCAAGGTAGACCAAGGCGTTCGCATTACTGCCGAAGATGCTCGCTGGCTTTGGAGGAATGCCTCGGACGCCGATCTCTGCTCGCTGGCGAGCGCCGTTCGCAAGCGGTTTCATGCGCCAGAGGCCTGTACTTATATGGTGATGCGCATCATCAACTACACCAACGTCTGCGTCGCCCAATGCAACTACTGCGCCTTCTACAAGCTGCCCGGTGTCAGCGGCGGATACGTGCTGAGCCATGAAGACGTCTTCGCAAAGCTGGATGAGTTGCTTGTGCTTGGAGGAGATCTGGCTGCCTTCAATGGCGGCTTCAACCCGCAGCTTCCGCTCAGCTACTACTGCGATCTGTTTGCATCGATCCGGGCGCGCTATGGCGACTCCATCGAGTTTTACGCGCTTACCATCGCCGAATTTCTCTACCTTGCGGACCATGCAAAACTAAGTCTTTCCGAAACTGCCGAGCGACTGAAGGCAGCAGGCGTGCGTTGGATTACGGGTGGCGGCTCCGAGATTCTCACCGAAGACTTTCGCGCCCGCCACTCCAAGTTCAAATACACCGTTGCCGAATATTTTCTTGCACAACGGGCGATTGTAGAAGCTGGGTTGAAGACCACCGCGACCATGGTCATCGGCTTCGACGAGACGCTGGACGAACGCATCGAGCATCTGGAGCGCACTCGTAATTTTCAGGACGAAACCGGTGGCCTTGCCAGCTTTCTCTGCTGGACCTTCAAGCCTTACTTCACGCAGATTGGAGGCATTGAAATCACTACCTCCGAATATCTGCGTCATCTGGCTTTGAGCCGGATCTATCTCGACAACATTCCGCGCATTCGAACATCGGTGCTGACCCAGAATGAACGAGCGCTCGACGGGCTTCGGTTTGGCGCGGACGATTTCGACCTGCCCATCGAAGACGAGGTTACCCAGAAGGCCGGAGCAACCATCAATCTCGACTTCGAGCGGATACTGAACTATGCCAGGCAGCTCGGCTATTCGCCGGAGTACAGACACGTCTCCAGAACCTTTGAATAG
- a CDS encoding ATP-binding protein, with the protein MTAHDLIDRLAEHKTLSAAPQTELEWLVAHGSIRKLNAGEVLSGKSQEVEALYIILSGRLALFVDRGAGPNKVMEWRKGDVAGLLPYSRLMTAPGDSTALEPLEVLSIPRDQLGEMTRECFEVTSILVHTMIDRARLITLSDLQDEKMISLGKLSAGLAHELNNPASAIERCAAMLDDRMEDCEEATRGLSAATLSDAQISCVDAVRAACMAKKNHGVRSPLEQMDREEAIAEWLAEHGMDAENAGMLADIEVTVESLNLLAAAVQGPALHAALRWAAASCAVRNMASEIQGCAMRISGLVTAVKGFTHMDQANVAGPVDLGPGLGDTVVVLKSKACEKSVVVTLEVETELPKVCGRVGELNQIWGNLIDNALDAVANGGRVEVLVARENHSVVVRIIDNGPGIAEEVRGRIFDPFFTTKPLGHGTGLGLDIVRRLVRHNDGAIDFESRPGRTEFRVSLPMMQIDAAKD; encoded by the coding sequence GTGACAGCACACGATCTTATCGACCGATTGGCAGAACACAAAACCCTGAGCGCGGCACCGCAGACGGAGTTGGAGTGGCTGGTGGCGCACGGGTCCATTCGAAAGCTGAACGCTGGCGAAGTGTTAAGTGGGAAGAGCCAGGAGGTCGAGGCACTTTACATTATTCTTTCCGGGCGACTGGCTTTATTCGTCGATCGTGGGGCTGGGCCGAACAAGGTCATGGAGTGGCGCAAAGGAGATGTTGCCGGTCTGTTGCCATATTCGCGGCTCATGACTGCGCCGGGCGATTCGACCGCGCTGGAGCCGCTGGAAGTTCTCTCCATACCCCGCGACCAGCTCGGGGAGATGACGCGAGAGTGTTTCGAGGTCACTTCGATTTTGGTGCATACCATGATTGATCGTGCCCGGCTGATTACCTTAAGCGACCTGCAAGACGAAAAGATGATCTCCCTGGGTAAACTTTCGGCGGGTTTGGCCCACGAGCTGAATAATCCGGCCTCCGCGATTGAGCGCTGCGCGGCGATGCTCGATGACCGTATGGAAGACTGCGAAGAAGCGACACGCGGCCTGTCCGCGGCGACGCTCAGCGACGCCCAGATCTCCTGCGTCGACGCAGTGCGGGCGGCGTGTATGGCGAAAAAGAACCATGGAGTGCGTTCCCCTCTGGAGCAGATGGACCGCGAAGAGGCCATTGCGGAGTGGCTTGCCGAGCACGGAATGGACGCGGAGAACGCAGGGATGCTGGCCGACATCGAAGTGACGGTTGAATCGCTGAACCTGCTGGCTGCCGCAGTGCAGGGACCTGCCTTGCATGCAGCGTTGCGGTGGGCAGCCGCCAGTTGTGCCGTGCGGAACATGGCTTCGGAGATTCAGGGTTGCGCGATGCGCATCTCGGGCCTGGTGACTGCGGTCAAGGGATTTACGCACATGGACCAGGCGAACGTAGCCGGGCCGGTCGATCTGGGACCGGGGCTGGGTGACACTGTGGTGGTACTGAAGTCGAAGGCGTGCGAAAAGTCGGTGGTCGTGACATTGGAAGTGGAGACTGAACTGCCAAAGGTGTGCGGACGGGTCGGTGAGCTAAACCAGATATGGGGCAACCTGATCGACAATGCCTTAGACGCCGTCGCGAATGGGGGCCGAGTCGAGGTGCTTGTGGCTCGAGAGAACCACAGCGTGGTGGTGCGAATCATCGATAACGGACCTGGGATCGCGGAGGAAGTTCGTGGCCGCATCTTCGACCCATTCTTTACAACCAAACCACTGGGACACGGAACCGGGCTCGGGCTTGATATCGTTCGGCGCCTAGTGCGCCACAATGATGGCGCTATCGACTTTGAATCGCGGCCCGGCCGCACTGAGTTTCGGGTCAGTCTGCCGATGATGCAGATCGACGCGGCCAAAGATTAA